A stretch of DNA from Rathayibacter sp. VKM Ac-2762:
TGTCGTAGTCCTTCTTGCCCTTGGCCACGGCAAGCTCGACCTTGGCCTTGCCGTCGCTGAAGTACAGCGAGAGCGGGATCAGCGTGTACCCGCCCTCCTTCACCTTGTTGTGGATCTTGAGGATCTGCGCCTTGTGCAGCAGCAGCTTGCGCTTGCGGCGCGGCGGGTGGTTCGTCCAGGTGCCCTGGGCCCACTCGTTGATGTGGACGGCGTCGAGCCACGCCTCTCCCCCGTCGACGAAGGCGTAGCCGTCGACCAGCGAGGCGCGGCCGGCCCTGAGGGACTTCACCTCGGTGCCGGTGAGCACGAGGCCCGCCTCGTAGGTGTCCTCGATGAGGTAGTCGTGGCGCGCCTTGCGGTTGGTCGCGACGACCTTCTGTCCCTGTTCTCTGGGCACGGCTGCTCCTCGGGTCGCGAGCGGATGAAGGGGGCGGGCATCGTCGGGGCGATGCACCGGTGGGCCGCCCCGAACGGGACAGCCCACCAGTATACGTCCGGTTCGGGATCAGACCCGCAGGTACCGCGCTATCGCGACGTTCGCCGAGACCGCGGCCAGGACGATGCCGACCACGATCAGGATCGGCACGACGATCAGAGCGTCGTCGAGTCCCACGAAGGAGGTCAACGGGATCCGGTACGCCAGGAACCCCTGCACGAAGACCTGCACGATGGCGACCACCGCGACTCCCGCGAGGATCGAGCCGACCAGCGCGGCGAAGACCCCCTCGAGGATGAACGGGGTCTGGATGAACCTGTTCGAGGCCCCCACGAGCCGCATGATGCCCAGCTCCCGTCTCCGCGAGAACGCCGAGAGGCGGATCGTCGTGGCGATGAGCAGCACGGCCGCGACGAGCATCAGGACGGCGATGCCGATGGCCGTGTAGCTCGCCGCGTTGAGGATCGAGAAGATCTGGTCGAGGTACTGCCGCTGGTCGGTGACGCTCTCGACTCCCGAGACGCTCGACAGGCTCTCCACGATGACGTCCGACTGGGTCGGGTCCTTCAGGTTGATCCAGAAGGTCTGGTTGAGCAGGTCGGGAGTGACGTACTCGGCGACCGGGTTGCCCGCGAACTGCTCCTGGAAGTTCGCGTAGGCCTGGTCGTGGTCCTCGAAGTAGGAGCGGTCGATGTACGGCGCGAGCGTGGCGCCCTCGAGCTGGCCCTGCACCGCGTCGATCTGCTCGGCGGTGGCGTCGGAGCCGCTGCAGTTCGAGCCGCCGGAGGTGGCAGTGCACATGTACACCGCGACCTGCGCCTTGTCGTACCAGAAGTTCTTCATCTGGCCGATCTGCATCTGGAGCAGGATCGCCGTGCCGACGAAGGTGAGGGAGATGAAGGTCACCAGGATCACCGAGACGACCATGGAGACGTTGCGCCGGAGGCCGCTGGCGACCTCCGACCAGATCAGTGCGAATCTCACTTGACGGGTCCTACGTTCTGCTGGTCGTCGCCGGTCTCGTCGCCCTCGCCCGCGTGGGCGCGGAGGCCGAGGCGCGCGGCGAGCGACTCCTCGGGCAGGGCGCCGGTGTCGGCGGGGAGGAAGATCGGACCGGTCTGGCTCTGCAGCTCGACGACGCGCGGGGCGGCGGCGGGCTCGGCGGCCGGCTCCGGCTCGCGCTCCGGCTCGACGGCGGCGGAGCGGCGGCCCTCGGGGACGCGGGGCTGGGCGGCGGTCTGCGAGAGGCGGGCCGGCTCGGGCGGCGGGGCCGGGGCCTCCTGGCGCAGGTCGATCTCGGGGACCTCGGCGGGCGCGAGCTCGCTGTCGATGATCGCCGGGGGCGCGGGCTGCTCGGCGACCGCGTGGTCGTCGGCCGCCACGACCACGACGCCGTCGTGGACGACGGTGATGCTCTCGGTCTGGCCGTAGCCGCCCTGGCTCTCGTCGCGGACGATGCTGCCTGCCGAGAGCTCGATGACGCGGCGCTTCATCTGGTCGACGATGCCGGCCTCGTGGGTCGCCATGATCACGGTCGTGCCACCCGCGTTGATCCGCTCGAGCAGCGCCATGATGCCGGCGCTCGTGGTCGGGTCGAGGTTGCCCGTGGGCTCGTCGGCCAGCAGGACGGCCGGCTTGTTGACGACGGCGCGGGCGATCGCCACGCGCTGCTGCTCGCCGCCGGAGAGCTCGTGGGGCAGGCGCGACGCCTTGCCCGCGAGGCCCACCATCTTGAGCGTGTCCGGGACGGCCTCCTGGATGTAGCCCTTCGACTTGCCGATCACCTGGAGGCTGAACGCGACGTTGTCGAAGACCGACTTGTTCGGCAGCAGCCGGAAGTCCTGGAACACGACGCCCATGTTGCGGCGGAAGTACGGGACCTTGCGGCTCGAGATCTTGCCGAGGTTCTGCCCGAGCACGTGGATCGACCCGGAGGAGGGGCGCTCCTCCTTGAGGATCAGGCGGAGGCAGCTCGACTTGCCGGAGCCGGAGGCGCCGACGAGGAAGACGAACTCGCCCCGGAGGATCTCGAGATCGATGGCGTTGAGGGCGGGTCTCGTGCCGCCCCGATACTGCTTGGAGACGTTGTCGAAGCGAATCATGTCGGTACGAGGGTAAGCGACGATCCCGAAGAGTCCGCCGAGGGGGCGCGCGGCGCGTCGGTGGGGACGCGCCCGAGCCGCGCTAGGAGGACTTCCGCCAGCGGATCCCGGCGGCGATGAAGCCGTCCAGATCGCCGTCGAACACGTGCGAGGGGTTGCCGACCTCGTGGTCGGTGCGCAGGTCCTTCACCATCTGGTACGGAGCGAGGACGTAGCTGCGCATCTGGTCGCCCCAGCTCGCGGTGATGGTGCCGGCGAGCTCCTTCTTGGTGGCCGCCTCCTGCTCCTTCTGCAGCAGCAGGAGCCGCGACTGGAGCACGCGCATCGCCGCGGCGCGGTTCTGGATCTGGCTCTTCTCGTTCTGCATCGACACGACGGTGCCGGTGGGCAGGTGGGTGAGGCGCACCGCGGAGTCGGTGGTGTTCACCGACTGGCCGCCGGGGCCGGAGGAGCGGAAGACGTCCACGCGGATGTCGTTGTCCGGGATCTCGATCGCCCCGGCCTCCTCCATCAGCGGGATGACCTCGACCGCGGCGAAGGAGGTCTGGCGCTTGCCCGCGGCGCCGAAGGGGCTCATCCGCACGAGGCGGTGGGTTCCGGCCTCGACCGAGAGCGTGCCGAAGGCGTAGGGGGCGTCGATCTGGAAGGTGGCCGACTTGATGCCCGCCTCCTCCGCGTAGCTGGCGTCCATGACGGTCGCCGCGTACTTGTGCTTCTCGGCCCAGCGGAGGTACATGCGCATGAGCATCTCGGCGAAGTCGGAGGCGTCGACGCCGCCCGCTCCCGCGCGGATGGTGACCACGGCGGGGCGGTCGTCGTACTCGCCGTCGAGCAGGGTCTGCACCTCGAGCTCGCCCATGACCTTCTGGAGGGAGGAGAGCTCGGCGATCGCCTCCTGCTCGGACTCGGCGTCCTCGGCCTCGTTCGCCATCTCGACGAGCACCTCGAGGTCGTCCAGGCGCCGGTCGATCGCGGTGATCCGCGCGAGCTCGGACTGGCGGTGGCTGAGGGCGCTGGTCACCTTCTGCGCGTTGGCCGTGTCGTCCCACAGGTCGGGGGCGCCGGCCTGCTCGCTGAGCTCGGCGATCTTCGAGCGGAGGCCGTCCACGTCGATGACGGCGCGGATGTCGGCGAAGGTGGAGCGGAGAGCAGTGATCTGCTCGGTGAAGTCGTTGTCCAGCATGGTGCGTCCAGACTACCGGGGGCCGGGGGCCGCCCTCCGGCCCGGGCGTACCCTGGGGACGGTGACCAGCACCGCTCCGCGCCCCTTCCCCGTCGGGCCGCTGCTGCTGTCGACCTTCCTCCCCACCCTCCTCTTCTCCATCGGCGAGGGGGCGATCATCCCCCTCCTGCCGGCCGCGGCCGGCGACCTCGGCGCGACGCTGGCCCTGGCGGGCCTCGTGGCGGGGATGATCATGATCGGCGAGCTGGCGGGCGACATCCCGAGCGGCTGGATCGTCTCCCGGATCGGCGAGCGCGGCGCGATGCTCGGAGCCTCGGCCGCGTCGATCCTCGGGCTCGTGG
This window harbors:
- the prfB gene encoding peptide chain release factor 2, which translates into the protein MLDNDFTEQITALRSTFADIRAVIDVDGLRSKIAELSEQAGAPDLWDDTANAQKVTSALSHRQSELARITAIDRRLDDLEVLVEMANEAEDAESEQEAIAELSSLQKVMGELEVQTLLDGEYDDRPAVVTIRAGAGGVDASDFAEMLMRMYLRWAEKHKYAATVMDASYAEEAGIKSATFQIDAPYAFGTLSVEAGTHRLVRMSPFGAAGKRQTSFAAVEVIPLMEEAGAIEIPDNDIRVDVFRSSGPGGQSVNTTDSAVRLTHLPTGTVVSMQNEKSQIQNRAAAMRVLQSRLLLLQKEQEAATKKELAGTITASWGDQMRSYVLAPYQMVKDLRTDHEVGNPSHVFDGDLDGFIAAGIRWRKSS
- the ftsX gene encoding permease-like cell division protein FtsX; amino-acid sequence: MRFALIWSEVASGLRRNVSMVVSVILVTFISLTFVGTAILLQMQIGQMKNFWYDKAQVAVYMCTATSGGSNCSGSDATAEQIDAVQGQLEGATLAPYIDRSYFEDHDQAYANFQEQFAGNPVAEYVTPDLLNQTFWINLKDPTQSDVIVESLSSVSGVESVTDQRQYLDQIFSILNAASYTAIGIAVLMLVAAVLLIATTIRLSAFSRRRELGIMRLVGASNRFIQTPFILEGVFAALVGSILAGVAVVAIVQVFVQGFLAYRIPLTSFVGLDDALIVVPILIVVGIVLAAVSANVAIARYLRV
- the ftsE gene encoding cell division ATP-binding protein FtsE, producing the protein MIRFDNVSKQYRGGTRPALNAIDLEILRGEFVFLVGASGSGKSSCLRLILKEERPSSGSIHVLGQNLGKISSRKVPYFRRNMGVVFQDFRLLPNKSVFDNVAFSLQVIGKSKGYIQEAVPDTLKMVGLAGKASRLPHELSGGEQQRVAIARAVVNKPAVLLADEPTGNLDPTTSAGIMALLERINAGGTTVIMATHEAGIVDQMKRRVIELSAGSIVRDESQGGYGQTESITVVHDGVVVVAADDHAVAEQPAPPAIIDSELAPAEVPEIDLRQEAPAPPPEPARLSQTAAQPRVPEGRRSAAVEPEREPEPAAEPAAAPRVVELQSQTGPIFLPADTGALPEESLAARLGLRAHAGEGDETGDDQQNVGPVK
- the smpB gene encoding SsrA-binding protein SmpB; its protein translation is MPREQGQKVVATNRKARHDYLIEDTYEAGLVLTGTEVKSLRAGRASLVDGYAFVDGGEAWLDAVHINEWAQGTWTNHPPRRKRKLLLHKAQILKIHNKVKEGGYTLIPLSLYFSDGKAKVELAVAKGKKDYDKRQVLRERQDRREADRAMSTRRRLGE